The Pseudomonadota bacterium genome window below encodes:
- a CDS encoding EutN/CcmL family microcompartment protein codes for MIRGRVKGRVWSSKHVETLPNGGLLEVETDGGGTLVAFDPLGCADGEAVLVTQGSVAAGYFTGTKAPVDALIIGSIDEEGG; via the coding sequence ATGATCCGTGGTCGCGTGAAGGGCCGGGTCTGGTCCTCCAAACATGTCGAGACACTGCCCAATGGCGGCCTGCTGGAGGTCGAGACCGACGGCGGCGGCACGCTGGTCGCCTTCGATCCGCTCGGCTGCGCCGACGGCGAGGCGGTGCTGGTCACGCAAGGCTCCGTCGCCGCCGGTTACTTCACCGGCACCAAGGCGCCGGTCGACGCGCTGATCATCGGCTCGATCGACGAAGAAGGCGGCTAA